Proteins encoded together in one Onychomys torridus chromosome 1, mOncTor1.1, whole genome shotgun sequence window:
- the Utf1 gene encoding undifferentiated embryonic cell transcription factor 1, which yields MLLRPRRPTPFSPPSPASLDAELRPAGDVGETTSDAFAPTPGAMAEPGSPKAPVSPGSAQRTPWSARETELLLGTLLQPAMWRSLLLDRRQALPTYRRVSAALARQQVRRTPAQCRRRYKFLKDKLRDSQGQPSGPYDDQIRELMGLLGDDGHRRVRRRPTGPGRPHRRGRAPLAVLTSAPTSVEPGATGDAEPASALRFSSSTKRSADARRNTSSPTPTALGTLTPEPGHALGSSPPPAHDYDMEDPNEPPGLPQDRALPQVAPQSLNTALLQALTHLGDISTVLGPLRDQLTALNQHVEQLRGSFDQTVSLAVGFILGNAASERGILGDLRQ from the exons ATGCTGCTTCGTCCCCGGCGGCCAACCCCGTTCTCGCCACCGTCGCCAGCTAGCCTCGACGCCGAGCTGCGGCCGGCGGGGGACGTCGGGGAGACTACGTCTGATGCCTTCGCCCCCACGCCGGGAGCGATGGCGGAGCCTGGTTCGCCCAAGGCTCCCGTGTCCCCGGGCTCAGCGCAGCGCACTCCCTGGAGTGCCCGAGAGACGGAGCTACTTCTGGGCACTCTGCTGCAGCCGGCCATGTGGCGCTCACTCCTGCTGGATCGCCGGCAGGCTCTACCCACCTACCGCCGCGTGTCGGCCGCGCTGGCCCGTCAGCAAGTTCGGCGTACGCCGGCTCAGTGCCGCCGCCGCTACAAGTTCCTCAAGGACAAACTTCGAGACTCCCAGGGCCAGCCGTCCGGGCCCTACGACGACCAGATCCGCGAGCTCATGGGGCTGCTGGGTGACGATGGGCACCGGCGGGTCCGCCGTCGCCCTACGGGACCTGGACGTCCCCATCGCCGCGGCCGCGCGCCCCTCGCGGTGTTAACTTCTGCACCCACATCAGTCGAGCCAG GGGCTACGGGAGATGCCGAGCCCGCTTCCGCGCTCAGATTCAGCTCTTCCACTAAGAGGTCCGCAGATGCCCGCCGCAATACCAGCTCCCCTACCCCTACGGCCCTCGGTACTCTGACTCCTGAGCCCGGCCATGCCCTCGGATCCTCCCCGCCACCAGCCCACGACTACGACATGGAGGACCCGAATGAGCCTCCTGGCCTTCCCCAGGACCGTGCGCTCCCGCAGGTTGCGCCCCAGTCGCTGAACACCGCCCTGCTGCAGGCCTTGACACACTTGGGCGACATCTCAACAGTTCTGGGCCCACTGCGTGACCAGCTGACGGCCCTGAACCAGCACGTGGAGCAGCTGCGAGGTTCCTTCGACCAAACAGTTTCCCTGGCTGTGGGCTTCATTCTGGGCAATGCAGCCTCCGAGCGAGGCATCCTTGGGGACCTGCGCCAATAA